The window CTCGCAGGTATGTCGCGTTCAAGATTCACAAAAGCCCCCTAAAAAAGAacttctttttttttcatgTGGCTAACGGAGTCGACCAGACCTATACTGCTCTTTGCCCGGTCAACACGGATGGCTTCAACACCGTCGAGGGCTTCTTCAAATCGTACCTTGCGTttcccgtcgtcatcatcttcTGGATCATCGGCTTCGCGTGGAAGCGTTCTGGTTGGCTCCGCGTGGACCAGATTGATGTGGACTCGGGCCGCCGCGAGTTGGATTGGGATGAAGTGCGGTCGTACCAGGCATGGGTCAAGGGCCTTCCAGTGTGGCGACGAACGATTCACAAACTCATTTTTTAGTGCTAATTAGTGCATTCGACCTATGCATACATGGGTGCCAAAAGATCAGCCAGCGTACATGCTGCCCAGTCCTTCGGGACAAAAATTCAATAATGTAGCAATCAATCATGATCCTTTATCCAATACGGAGCACCAGATGAGcctctcgtctcgtctctcGTGTCCAACCACTAGGAAAGTCTAGTAGGATGATGGATGGTATTATTATACCTGTTTTGATGACAAATAACCCCGATTGATTCCTTCCCCACGCTGTATTAAAATACAGTTCCCTTGGTCTGCTTGCCCTTGATCTGCTCCAGCTTCTTGATGTTGATGTTCCGCCACATCAGCAAGCACGCCAAGCACAAGGGCAAAATGGCCGAGCCAGCGATGACCATCTTCCTCTGCACGTCGGCGTAGGCGTCGATTATGGCGTTACGCTCGGGGCTTCCAGCAGGGTAGGCCAACTGGGCGGTGATGTCGCCGAAGATGATAGTAGCGTTggccttggcgtcgtcggggagaAACTCGAGCAGCTTCGCGGGCAGCACATTGTTCCAGATGCCGCCAGCGATGGCGAAGCccatggcggcgccgatggcacCGAAGAGGCCGAagagggcgatggcgaccGCGATCTGCTGATGGCCGACCGAGGCCATGATGCCGAGCTGAGCCGTCATTCCCCAGATGCCAGTGGCGAGGCCGTTGAAGATCTGGCACATGATGAGGACGCCAACTGGAGAGCTCGGGGTACGGAAGCGGATAAGCAGGCaggtgccgaggacggcgaatgggacgccggcgatggACAGCCATTTGTAGTCACCCGTATAACGGACGATGCTAAGGAATGGTTAAACAACTacgccgacggagccgaggggAGGGTGCCAACGTACAGGCCGACAAAGGGGGCGATGAACGACGAGGTAAGGGAAAAGGTGTTGAGGATATAGCCTGAGATGGTGATGTCCTGGAAATGCACGACCTGGAGATACGAGAGATAATATGCGTCCCAGCAGCTGTAAACCGATGTGTGAACGACTGGTCGGTTCCGCAAGCAGACAGAAGGGCGAGGGTGACAGCTTACAAGATGGACGCAAACATGAGGCCGTAAAGGAGGCAAGCCCCGAGGATGGTGCGGTCCTTGAGGTACTTCCAAGGGAAGTAAGAGACGGGGGCTAAGAACTTCTCCCAGAGGGCGAATgcgacgagcaggacgacgccgaggacgatcaTGGCGATAATGTAGCCGGTCCGCCAGCCGTCAGGAGCGTAAACGACGATGCTGAAGGGTAAGAGGAGCAGAGACCAGCCGAAAATGGTGAGAAACATGCCGACGACTGAAAGGTCACACGCGGGATTAGCGGCTGCAGATTGGTTGGGTCGATGGGTCGAGCCGAGGTCAGCGATGACAACGTACCGTCAAACTCGACGACGTAGTGCTTTGTCGAAGCCCAGAGGGTGCGTCCGCTGTTGCGAGTCGGGTAGAGTCCGGCTCGCACGGCCCTCCGCTTGCTGAGAAggaagatgacggcgacggggacgCAAATGGCGACGAGAATGATGAGGAAGCAGCCAAAGGCCCAGCGAAAGTTGGCCTGGGTGTAGAAGAGCTCGGCAATCTTGGGGCCGGCAAAGGTGGTGCAGATGATGGGCGTCTGCTGCAAGCCGAAGAGGATGAGGCGGTTCCGCAGGGTGGTCATGTCGGCCGTCATGATCTGGACGACATAGGTGAGGCCGATGTGGCCGACCCAGTAGAGCgtgtgggcggcggcgtacaTCTGAACGTTGACGCAGGTGGCCTTcatgatgatgccgacgacgaggaggaggagcatgaCGAGGAAGCCCTCGACACGGCCCCAGATGTCGATGACCTTTGCGATTGTGAGGTTGCAGACGCCGCCGAGTatggtggcgacgatgctggtGGTGGATAGCAGGCCGTGACTCGAGAACTCGGAGGTGATGTAGGCGATGAGGTTGCCCTGAACACTCTGCagaaggccgtcgacgaagaggacgaggtaGAGGCTACGACGGTCAGTAAGGCGTGATGAAAGGGTGCATTCCCTCTAGCTTCGAGGATCCTTCCTTGGGGCGATGGGGAGGAGCGTCGGATAGGCGCACGTACAGGACAAacatgacgacgagctcggtgGGCGACCAGACCTGGgtgatggcctcgacgcgCTTGACGCCATCCTGGACGTGCGATTTCACGGAATCGGCGTCGGACAGGTTCCCGTTCTTTtcggcgtcaccgtcggcatTCTGCTGGCTGTGGCAGATGCTGTCGTTCTTGAGGCCGCCGATGAACTGCGGGTTCTGGTCGGAGACCAGCTGCGGCAGCGGGCCGAGGCTGTTGGAGGCCATGAAGGCACGACGCGGCTTGCCCTCGCTTGCGGTTGAGTGGCCGATCAAGTCCGACGGCGACACGGTATCCAGCACAAAGATGGACTGGGTaagtcgagggcggcgtcaGAGGAAGAGATTTTTTTTTGgcgtggggggggggggggggtgaagAAGTCACTTTCGAGAACTTGCGGGTGGGTGAAGGGAGCCGAGACCCTTTTATTTCGTACCGTGTCCCATATCCCAGGTACGAACCAAGGTGATGATGGCCTGGCGAGATTGTTGGATCGATCGAGGGCCAGGCTATGCCAGCAACACCCACCACCCAGGGTCCCATCCCATGCACGCACGCATGCGTGGCAACGGGTTCCGCACGCCGACGGtagcgtcgacgagcacccAAGTAGTGCCGACAGCAAGCAGTGTACTATGGTTGTGCAGGTATTAAGGGTGCGTGTACGGACAGGGaggtactcgtactcgcagGTTAGGACCACCTGGCACCCCGTCCTGCGGTGCACAACTTGATCGAGGTGGTGCGGAAGATGGTGGTGCCTGGTTTGTCATGGTGGTCATGTTGATGATACAGTCCTTCTCCACCCCGAGAGCGGCTGTGGTGCTATCGATGGGGCTCACCAGGGgtcgggggagggggggggggttggttTGAGGTTTTTGGTTGCCGCTTCGTTGAGAATCGGTGGACGACGGGGAGACGAGTGGACGAATGTCTTCGTCAGTCGAATCCTCAGACCCAATGATGGAAGAGCGGTACGGAATAGGTAGgccaagtgcatgcacatgctttacaggtacttgcaagtacttcctGTCATTTCTCCattctaggtaggtactccgcGGTACGCAGCCGAAACCACACGGCGATACTACCGCCCATCTAGGTGTACATggatagtactagtacatgAACTGTACTTGTCTACTCATGGAGCATGGTAggtagtacttgcatgtactgcgCCTACGAGATTTTTCTCCGTGCAGGATACGAAGTACTtagtatgcaagtactccgtactgtactggtgTAATGTTGGTGGCCGAGCATACGTGCAtatagttgtacaagtaagtacaagtacaagtataagtagtatGCAACGAAGTTCTTGCCATCCATCTTCGTACAGGCTGGCAGCCAAGGACACATGGGAAGGGGATCATCATCACCGAGGAGCTGGGTGTGTGCACACTCTTGCAGTAAGTGGTGAAAGTACAGACAGGTGTACCATGCGGAATTGTCACGAATTTCCCTCCCGTGTGGCTCGGAAATGTAGCAGCTTAAGAGCGGTATATATAGGGCGCGAATAAGCgagtacggtacggagtactgtacatgtaagtacaagtaagcaaCCGACGACCCACGTGCAAGCTTCAATATCGCGCTCGGCTCGGATGAAAAATCATCCAAAACCCAAGCACTGCAcagcacctacagtacagaagTAGACATGCACATAAGTATGCACAGTAATAGTTTCTTCCTATATCCGCCTCCCTTGTCGCCGAATCCGCTCACACATGTCTGCAGGGGGGAGTCGgagttttttttttcaacTTTTATCAGATGATCAAGATGATCTGATAAGAAGGATATGTCTTGGCGGTGGTGGGGGTGGCTGGCGGGGCCACGGGACGCCACTCGGCGCCAAAACGCAACCACGGACCTATGCCCCCGCCACAGGCTCGAGTACGAGAACGAAACAATGAGTCAATTCGCTCGCGAGCAAGGAGCAACctggagtacatgtacaagtacagtacggagtacggagtagttgcaCATGCGCATGAATCGAATACTGGTAATAGCAGTGCCACTTGACgagcacgtactgtacagtaagtactgtgcagtacttgcttgtgtcTGCAACagcacctgtacttgcagagtacagtgcatacAAGGACTTGTAGAGATTCATCATGAATCATCGGCTCACGGTCCCAAAACTGATGGTGGCTTGCATTCACCTGCTTGCGGCAATTTCCCACTGCTCGGGTTGCCATGGGTGCAGATACGCCGGACGTGTACGCTGTAAACTGCAGTCGGTGTGTGTGTATCCAGTgcacatctacagtacttgtgcatcagcatacaagtacagtacatgtacatgtacaatctCTACTGTCCTTGTACCCAGTCCGACCTCGGCACGGTTGCTTGTGCCATTTCTCCCATTTCCTGTCTGGTGCACTCCATAACCTATACCACGAAGTACTTATGTTCCTTCTAGACTGGGCCGGCGACGTAATACAAGTATATGAAATTACACCTACAAAtagcactgtaagtaaatacatgtacgtgtactttgGGAGTCCAGCCTGACAGTCTTCGTGGGACCCGGCCTGGGGTGCATACTCTATCTATACCGTCCCATGCTTTTGGAGGAACTACCACGTTCATTGTACTGGAACGAGTGCAGGCTCCGTATGCAGTGTTGGCAACCTGTCGATACaagcatgcatgtacttgtaatatgCAGTAGAAGGTTTTTGAAATGGTTGGCTAATACGTTACATGCTTGTACATACCAACTAGTACCATGCTGCCAAATGCATTCAACGTCTCATGCGCGCCCTCCCCTAGTTCACCGTTCAGCTCTCTGTCGAGCCtcatctacagtacaagtatatgtACTCCATAGTACTGGAGGGCATGGAGCGCCGGCCTTCGAAGTATACCCCAACTATCCTGTTCAAATATTCTTCGCCAAGGGAAGCTCCGATTATCCCCGATTGTACAGGCCTGTCATGATGGTAAGTAGCCCAGTCCCACCCTTCTCCCCGTAAaccacttactgtacttgaactcCGTTtttacatgtgcatgtgctgcatCCAAGTGCCTGCTGTACTCGGATTGAACAAGTAGATACGAGTGCAATGTCCACGAGTACAATGTCTACGAATACAATGTCTACGAGTACAATTtctacgagtacaagtattctCTTCTACGCACATTGTCACAAGCCCATTCCAccacatgcaagtaagtagagCCTTCATAGCTCGCATCTGCCATCCAATTGCGTGACCACCATGCCACACCGCAAAATTTCTGCCGTTGCCTCCTCTAGACCGGGGCGGCATAGTCCCCACCAGCGGATCGGAGTTTCGGAGACCGATGCCTGTTTCATCGGAACCCCGTCTCGCGCTCCGGAAGCGATCAGCTGGACAGTTTCGTGGACCTTTCGGACAATGTATCATGACAATTTTCTGAAACCCAGCATTCGGGGATGAGGTATTGCCTTCGAAATAAGACCAAGGTGACTCTCCAACTTTGTCGTCAAGAACCCTCGCGAGCGCTTGTGACAATGGGGAGTCGACTGGTAACAGCTTGAACGGGCAATCAATGCGCCGTTTGCATAATATGAGTCCAATGTTGCGGCGCTGGTTAATCTCATTTCCTTGCTCGGGGTTGTTTTCGCACATCACGTTGCTTACCAATGACGCCAGGCTCTCGCAGCAATGCTGCCGTTTTTTcatactacatgtactcatcCTTGTGCTCGTACATTGTCCTGCTCGGAATGCGACAAGGAAAACTAAACACGGCGTCGTCATGCGCAATGCCTCGCAAAAGGTGAACTGCTGATGGCGCAGTCTGGGTGGCGAATGCCGTCGCGTAATTACAGGGTCAGCCAGGGTAGGAACGGAACTTGTTTCTCACAAATGCAACCGGTGTCAAGGCAAACCATGACGTGTGCAATTTGCTTCTGAAAGGGCATGATAACAATAAGCCGCACATTGCTCCTTCATCATTTCGTCAACTCGTTTGGCAATGATACAAACGTACGCAGGGTGCCCATCAACCGAACAGCAGGATCCGCAAGATGCATCGTCCAAGAGCCCGCAGGCAACGAATCAATCAGCAAGAACAACGGGTGCGTAGCATGGCAGGCCTAGAAGTGTGTAACCGAGcagaggtcgacgacgaggcatcACGTTCGCACCCACGCACCTGGCTCCGCGCATCAACCGTTCCTCCGCGCCCCTGCGCCGACCCGATTACGGTCCTTGCTTCGTCAGGTCGACAAGTTATGCATCTGCACGCTCCTCGTGGAATTGTGGGAGTCCCTGTCCACCTGGTCGTCCCACTTGACACCCCTCGCCGAGTTGTGCCGACGCAGCAATCTCATCCGCTGTTGCTTGCGGCGGTAAAtcacgaggccggcggcggccagaaGGCAGACGCCTACGAGGACTCCGACAACGATGCCGGCAATGGCGCCGCCGGACAGGCCGGAACCAGAGCCGccagccgaagccgacggaaCGGATGACGAGCTTGCCGCAGACTTGCTGCCGGTTTTGTTTCCAGCCTTGCCACGGCCGGGCTCCGTTGCGTTGAAGCAGGGGATGCGATCGCGAAAGTCGGTAAAAGGAATGTATGTGATGTCGGCGCAGGCATAGAATGTCTCGTTTTCCGGTTTGTCAAACTCGGACACGTACTTGATCTGCAGCGTTGCGTTGCTTCCCGCCTTGACCGTCGATGGCGGGTCTGGCACCTTCACACAAGTGTGCCCGCGGTCCAGCTCACGCATGGATTGTGTGTCAAGGAGCGTCGTGAAGTCGCTGTTGAACTTTGGGTCTGCCCATCAGGTGAACCTCTGTCTCTGCTTTGGCTTTGCGCACCGTCGAAAAGAGCGGGTGAAAAGATAGGACGTCGTACCAGGCAGGTATGAAATGCTGAGAACGGCATCCCAAGACTCATTCTGGGCAAGAAGTGCCAGCGCGCCGTTGACTAAACGGCCATCATGTTAGTTGAACGGCAGATTCGGCAATGTGAGGCCGAGGCTTGCTCATTGGAAACTGGGTGCGGTTCCCAGGGCCAGCAACGGAGCCGCAAGGGGGCGTATTGTCCATGGCAGCGGACCAAACTCGATCCTTGGGCCACATGAAAGCGGCCGGACCCATGTCCTCGGCGTTCTTCTGGGCCGCGGAGAGAGAAGCTAGGACAAGCACGGCCAGGCCGGCCAAAGAGCAAACGAAGTTAGCCATGCCGGAGTTGTTGTTGCGAAATGCAGCGATCAGAAGCAGTGGGAGAAGTAAGACACCAAGCTCTCTGTTCCTTCGCCGTGCATCGACGTGCTGGGGAGGAATCGAGTGTTGAGAGTGCGAGGCTCCCTATTAATGCTCCGTTCGCTCACACAACCGGCATCATATCTCGATTTCCGGTTCGCACACCCACCCAGAACCCCTTGTTGGGTGAGTGAGTTGCACAAGTAACGTTGGACaaccccccccgccccccaCATGCCCGTGAGCGACGGTGTCGGTGGCAGACCGGGCCGTCATCTGGCTGGGGTCCAGCTCATGGTCATGGCCGGATGCGAGCGTGGCCGTACTACCCTGACAGTGGCGATTGGGCCTCCGGGGAAGGGAAGCGGAAgcggtgggtgggtgggggTGGAGAGTCATCGGCAAGCTCAGCTCAAATCGCCGACCGCACCCGAGCGACGCAGATGGAAGGCTCCTGCAGCCAAGCGGAGGTCAGTCCGTTATTTTTATTCACGGACCATGGTTGCCTTGCCTGCGCTCGCACCTTTTCGACGAGAATACGTAGATGAAAAACTGTACGTAGTCATACGAGCAGCCCGGCCACCCACCACCCTCCGGGgatcgacgccggcctcgatccGTGGCCCTTTTGTTCGTGCTTGGCCTTTCCGGGGCAGGGTAGATCGAATTATCTACACCCGAGTGGGCAGTCTTTCGTGCGGGATTTCGTGGCCTCGGACGGCTAGCATCATACGCTGCGCTGCTGGTTGGGCTGCATCTAATCAGATGTAACCCAACATCGTCATTGGCTGGACGTTCCGGCATGCCCAGCCGTCTGTCCAGGATCATTTTTCCACCTTGGCAACGTAGTGGATAAAACGGGGGACAAGTCGACAGGGTTCGAGCATGGAGTACCTGTAGGCCGGACCGAGTTCACGTCCATCTCCGACTCCAACGCCATCCATAGGCCGCCGGGCTCGGGAGAGGGATGACGGTGCGACTGACGGATATGCGAGGACAGGCcactggtacatgtacccgtCTGTTCTGGCCTTGTTGCTTCGGTCGTGTAGCCGCGTAATCGTATAGGCTGGGGTCGGCACCGTCCAGTCGACCCGTCGTTTCTCTCGGCAACTGTCGATGCGCAGGCGGAACATGAGCGGATGGAGGATGTCGTGCAGGAGTTTTGGTCTAcgtgtaagtataagtaagcaGGCAGCTCCCACTCTCCTTCGTTCCTTCTCTCTCCCGACCGTTCTTTCGCCCAAACTCCCTCTGCCATCGGCCGCACGCGTAAGCGATCCCATCGTTAGGAAGCACCTCTTTGTGCCACATCTGTCCCTCGTTCAAGTCTTGTCTCGTCAAAATGAGAGTGACCACTTCTGTCGTTGTCCTCGGTTCACTGGCCTCGGcggtggctgctgctgccgctgctgccggtAGCTTCCAGTTCCCAGAGTCCGTACCTCTGCACAGCCGTCAGACCCAGGGGCCCTCATACCAGTGCCATGCCAACTGCGGTACATACCACCCGTTGCCCTCCATCTCCCTCCCGCCTTGGCCAGACAGACTCGACTGACGGGCAGCAGGCTACGCCATCCAGAACTCGGTCAGGGAGGGATATTGCAATGACGACGCCTGGCTggacctcctcgacggctgccTTGACTGTGCGCTTGAGTATAACATCTGGCAGCATTACGGCAACAAGGtcggcgccgctgccgagaAATGTGGTCTCGACGCCAGTCCCAGGCAGCCTGGCAATGGTCAGTCAAGCGCCGCTCCCACCTCGGCGGCCCCTGCGACGACGGTCACCggaacgtcgtcggccgtcgtcgttcagcccacgacggccaccGGAGCGTCTTCCGCCGTCATCGTTCAGCCCACAACGGCCACTGGAGCATCTTCGGCTGTCGTCGTTCAACCCACGACAGCTGTGAGCTCGGCTCTTCGGCCAAGCCCCCCTAGCTTCTCGCCGACGAAGGTGTCGACGATCGCTGGCAGCGGCGTTACTACCTCTGCTTCGGCACCCGTCACTCGCATCGGTCACGGCAACACAGTGAGCAGCCGTCATCCGCATCTCTCGCCGACTCGTACTGACAGTGTGCTCCAGACCGCCAGTGCGCCTTCCAGCTCCGTTACTGTATCGGCGGGAAGCTCGCGCGCCATTGATGGCGTTCATCCACGCATGCTCCTTGCTTTCGGTGCGGCTTGGTTTGTTACCCGCCTGTATTAATCTTTCATCTCTCTCGTTGGCCCGAGAATCAATGGATATCGGCACGGCAGTCTTGTCATAATAAGCCAGATGGCTGTCGAGTCGGATAGCGGCCCTATCCAATGGTGCACAAAGTTCGTAATTCCATTGCCCGTCCCGGCAAGGGTGCTTGCTTGGAAATAAATCAATCATCTACCGCAAAGATATCCCCCCGAATGCCTTGTCCAATTGTGCACCTTCGTCGAGCTGCGCCTGCTCCTGCGTAGAGAGCtgctccttggcctccgTCACGGCGCTGTGACCGACCTGTTGCGTCTGGGTCGGCCGCTCGGGCTCCAGCAGTCTGGAATCGCTGTCCAGCCACCCCGGTGCCAGTCTCCTCTTCTCGGCCAAGTCCCGCTCCTTGATGCTCTCTTCAAACTGGCAAAGTTCTCGCTCCGCATCCTTCTGCAGCTGCGTCACGTAGCTCAGCAGTTGTTCGCACGACTGCTGGATCTCGCTCGGAGACGCCGCATGGCCGGATCCGGACACGATGAAgcgcggctgctgctgctcagACGAggtgccctcggccgccgtcgggatccccaggggggagggggggataTTGGAGGGCATAGTCTGGTAGTTGTACGagagcgtcgtcgccgtcggaaGGGGTACAAAAGGGGAGACTGTGAGGGGGACCATCTCCAGCAGAGGGTGAGAGCCTGCATCGATGTAGTTAGCTTCTCCCCCCCGTTGGCGTGCTAGGCTGGGGCATGTTCGCATCTCACGGTGCTGATGGTTGTACATGTTGTGTTGAGAGGACAGACGGGTCGAAGGGTTGCAGACCTGTTCGAGCAGGAACAAAGGGAACAAATAGGCGCCGATCCAAGCACGAAATCGATTTTCTCAAGGCAAATTCGTCCTGTCGTGAGGTATGTGCTAGTTCGCGGTTGGTCGTGGacagctgctcgagcagcgtcgttatgatgcaagtacgtaagtgCACTCATGCATTATTATTGATGGTGACAGCACAAAGTACTTAGTACATAtccgtacacgtaagtaagtattgtGCTGTAATAGTTGTACCTGTCCAGTCCAGTAATAATACGGCCCTTGCGTTAATAGTTAGTAACGACCAACTtagtactgtgcggagtacactgAAGCGgacatacaagtacttgaacactgtacagtacggagtacggagtaatacaagtgcagtaatactccgaacatgtatttgtacggagtaagtactccgtacagtacttacgtactctgtaagtaagtgctgtGATGTATGTCACCCAGGTTCCGCGCGATAGCCGATAAGCCGATAAACCGATAAGCCGATAAATCGATAAGCCGATAAACCGATCAGAGTGCCTGAGTTGCTGCGGAGCCTtgatgtaagtacggagtacatcaaAGAAATACGGAACATACTTATAAGTacagctactccgtacgaagtatTGCTCCATACTTCGTGCCTGctttaagtacttatgtacaagtaccaaaTACCTCCGTTCCTATCGATAGAGTGCCTGTCAGTGCACCAAACCG of the Drechmeria coniospora strain ARSEF 6962 chromosome 01, whole genome shotgun sequence genome contains:
- a CDS encoding siderochrome-iron transporter MirB — encoded protein: MASNSLGPLPQLVSDQNPQFIGGLKNDSICHSQQNADGDAEKNGNLSDADSVKSHVQDGVKRVEAITQVWSPTELVVMFVLLYLVLFVDGLLQSVQGNLIAYITSEFSSHGLLSTTSIVATILGGVCNLTIAKVIDIWGRVEGFLVMLLLLVVGIIMKATCVNVQMYAAAHTLYWVGHIGLTYVVQIMTADMTTLRNRLILFGLQQTPIICTTFAGPKIAELFYTQANFRWAFGCFLIILVAICVPVAVIFLLSKRRAVRAGLYPTRNSGRTLWASTKHYVVEFDAANPACDLSVVGMFLTIFGWSLLLLPFSIVVYAPDGWRTGYIIAMIVLGVVLLVAFALWEKFLAPVSYFPWKYLKDRTILGACLLYGLMFASIFCWDAYYLSYLQVVHFQDITISGYILNTFSLTSSFIAPFVGLIVRYTGDYKWLSIAGVPFAVLGTCLLIRFRTPSSPVGVLIMCQIFNGLATGIWGMTAQLGIMASVGHQQIAVAIALFGLFGAIGAAMGFAIAGGIWNNVLPAKLLEFLPDDAKANATIIFGDITAQLAYPAGSPERNAIIDAYADVQRKMVIAGSAILPLCLACLLMWRNINIKKLEQIKGKQTKGTVF